ATATCGTCTTATCAATTCCTGACTTTGAATCCATGTCTATGCCTTTACAAAGAAGAGGGATTCAACTAATATTAAACTATCTTTATGAATATAAGATTCCGTCTTCGCTTTCTTCTGTACATATTGACAAGGTGATTGCATTTTTTAAACGAACACAACCTTCAGGTTCACTTGATTTTCCAAATGGTTTAAAAATTGTTCGTACATATGAAGAATGTAGTTTTGGATTTAACCAAGAAATTGTTTTTCCTTTTTCGCAAGTATTATCAGTGCCGGGGGTAATCGCATTACCGAACGGGGATACGCTTGTAGCAGAAATAAATGAAGAGATACCGAGTAATATGAATGAAACAGTGTTTGTTGCTAAGTATAAGGATATATCATATCCTCTTCGTATTCGTTCTAGGGAAAATGGAGATCGCATGTCAATACAAGGTATGAGTGGCACGAAAAAGATAAAGAGTATTTTTATCGAAGCTAAAGTACCAAAGGAAAAAAGAGAAGAGTGGCCGATTGTTTGTGATACAAGTGGAAATATTATTTGGGTTCCCTTGTTGAAACGATCTGCATTTGCTATTTCGCAAGGAGTAGCAAATAAGGATAAATATATTATTATTCACTACAAAAGCAAGGAGTCTTCCGGGAGGATAATGAAATGATGAATCAAGATATCGAAAAAGTATTAATTTCTGAAGAGCAAATACAAGAAAAGGTGCACGAACTAGGTGCAATCATTGCAGAGGATTACAAAAACACAGTACCTCTTGCAATTGGTGTATTAAAAGGTGCAATGCCATTTATGGCAGACTTATTAAAGAGAACAGATACATATCTTGAAATGGATTTTATGGCTGTATCTAGCTATGGTCATTCTACAGTTTCAACAGGTGAAGTGAAAATCTTAAAAGATCTTGATACTTCTGTAGAAGGTCGAGATATTTTAATCGTTGAAGATATCATTGACAGCGGTCTTACATTAAGCTATCTAGTAGACCTGTTTAAATATCGTAAAGCGAAATCTGTAAAGATTGTTACATTATTAGATAAACCAACAGGTAGAAAAGTTGATCTGAAAGC
The DNA window shown above is from Bacillus clarus and carries:
- the hpt gene encoding hypoxanthine phosphoribosyltransferase; amino-acid sequence: MMNQDIEKVLISEEQIQEKVHELGAIIAEDYKNTVPLAIGVLKGAMPFMADLLKRTDTYLEMDFMAVSSYGHSTVSTGEVKILKDLDTSVEGRDILIVEDIIDSGLTLSYLVDLFKYRKAKSVKIVTLLDKPTGRKVDLKADYVGFTVPHEFVVGYGLDYKEQYRNLPYVGVLKPSVYSN